A segment of the Zingiber officinale cultivar Zhangliang chromosome 8B, Zo_v1.1, whole genome shotgun sequence genome:
ggatcgtccacctcaaggacacgttgtggagtaggagttttatctccaaaccacgtaaatgatcgtgtagcttggtttgcattctttcttgtctttagtttaattttctttagtttgtttgttttgtatattccgctgcgcatactaacaggtgtaggaagatcaatcgatttgggggcgccgtctatccaaccccccttcaagccggccgaccgatccctCACAGAAGTCCCGGacaatagaagtcctagtgaatgaagttgGGCAATCCTAGAGGAAGGTAACCTTagataatgagaagtcttggaggagcaAACTCTAAGCATGTGTGACCAACTGGTTTCCGATCAACCAcgtgcggtcgaccggaccagtgaattattaataatgataatactatttttcttttaatattttatatctattatgctaactcagtattgcagacaagtcttagtagatcagcttGGTCAGATACTAAGCAAGGCCAAAGAAAGTTTAAACAAGTCTGAAGGACTAGATATTTGGCAAGTAAATGTAGGTAAGCACTAGAGGAGAGTGTTCCAGTGAGGACGAGTACCAATTTGGGACTTTAGGCGTAGGCccaatttaggttcattttgaaaacttaaattgagaccctgactagatcttggtcttgaataaacagaatctaattaataaattacttattttattgtactaattTTGTTTTACTAGATATACTTTATTTTGTTGGACTAACAAATTTTACAGAGCGAAAGAAGTACAAAATGCCTCGAGTGAACAATActcgaggtgccttccatgcgaaGGAAGGCATCTTGAGCtgggctatggaaggcgccttcaagagcttAGAAGGTGTCTTCAAGagcttggaagacgccttcagtcAAATAACGCAGAAGACCTCGCCGATGATAAGACACTGTTTTCTCATGATAAAACTTTGcttatggaaggcacctccaatgctatAGAAGGCGCCTCTAGTGCTTCAACATCatctcttctacaagcttctagcGTTCATTTAACATTCCAACTGCTCCGACTTCTTGCTACTGCTCTGCTATGACACTCCCACGCCCGACTACAACAGATAGGCATCACCGACACACGAGAGCTCTCACTTCGACATCTTCGTGTTGGTAACTGGTTTAATTCTATTCTTATTacactttcttattcttttatttatactcgattccctcttctagCGGTTTTGGAAGAggctttagtggattacccatcgataagtCCAAGAGACCTgagtcttggaataggagtcaccgaatgctctgaatcaagtaaaaccgATTGAGTTatggtgtttttttttgtttctattttttgttcCGCTGCACgcattttgtttttaaaaaaattaaaaagaaatttaaaacacatgatttcccccccccccccccctctcacgtgtaaCGATCCTACACCTTGAAGCTTGGCGCTACGCTGAAGGCGCTTCGgagagccttgaaggcgcctttgctCGCATAAGGCAGAGGGCTTCGTCAATGATAAGAGTCATTTTTTGGGGATGAAATttggggttgaaggcacctccagccctCTTTAAAGGGCTATTCGACCTCTTCTTCAAACACGCCTCTTCTACAATCTCCTACATAAACGTGCGACGTTCCGAGTATGTCTACTTCGTGCTGCTGTTCAGTTACGACCCTGTTATGTCCGAGTACTACATACAGACCATCATCGATATACGAACGCTCTCACTTTGACATCTTCGTCTTGGTAAACTAGTTTTACATTTGTACTTATTTTACATATTACAAAAGGAAAGTGTATGATTGTTATACTTTTCTAATTCGTTTCTTTGTATTCAATCATTCTTCTAACGATttcgaaatttttttttaatggattATCCATCTATAAATCTAAGAAATCTAGGTTTTGAAATAGAAGTCGTCAAAACTTATGAACtaactaaaattatttatgtttttattttttttattatctcttTTCAACTTTTCTAGTGcatactatttttgaaaaaaaaaatatttttaaaatcatataaTTCAATAACGATCCAACCGTATCTATCCACGTCTCTCAAAGACATTCAGACATCCAATTCACTTTCGGACACGCCAGACATCCAATTGGGGATTGAAATCTGATACCATATCTAACCCCTACACACCATTCGCCtacaattattattaaaaaaaacatatttccaatcacTTTATGCGTTTTCACTAATCCCTATACATTTAAAAAGAATCTAATTCAATGAAAAAAAAGGCATGGAGAAAAGCACAAGCAGAAAGGGAAGATTATGTGGCTGCTTACAAGAAAAGGAAGCCTACTCAATTATTCTTTCCTTTCCACTCATGAAAGCTTCAATAAAAgttcatttattatttttcttttaattttaatgctctCAAAATCTTCAatcatatttgtttttttttttaaatatatatatatatattctgcaGTCTTGTTGCCTTTTTATAAAGTGTGTGGATGAGGATAGGTATTCGTACAGGGACAAGAACTGAAGCTTTGTCTCCTTCCTtctctcttcctttctctctctttccttCTTCATGGAGTCCGTTTCAATCCTCCTGCTCCTCTGTTTTCTTCTAGTTCAAGCCTTAGCTGGAGCTTCCGGAGTGGTCATCGGCCTCCGCCGGCGCAGAGACGCCACCCAGCGCCGCTTCGGCGGTGGCGCCGACCGAGTAGCGTGCGACATCTTCACCGGGAGCTGGGTGAGGGACGACACGTACCCGCTGTACCAGTCCCTCAACTGCCCCGTCATCGATGCCCAGTTCAACTGCCAGTTGTACGGCCGGCCGGACTCCGACTACCTCCGGTACCGGTGGAGGCCGGCCGGATGCGAGCTCCCGAGGTCCATTCCTATCTCAGTGACGTTGTCTGCCTCGGTTCCAATCAGTTCGTGATCGCCCAATAATGTGAGTAATTTGTTTAGGTTCGATGGTCTGGATTTCCTGAGGAGAATGAGGGGGAAGACGGTGATGTTCGTCGGCGACTCGCTGGGGCGGAACCAGTGGCAGTCGTTGATCTGCATGCTCGGCGCCGCCTCGCCGCTGTCGCCGACGCAGTTCATCAGAGGAGATCCGCTCTCCGCCTACAAATTCCTGGTAAAATTCCTCCATCACCACGTCAAAACAAACACGACCTGCTGAAAAACGAAGCCATCTTTCTATTTCGCGGTAGGATTACGGAGTGTCGATCTCCTTCTACCGAGCGCCCTACCTCGTCGACGTCGGCGTGGTGGAGGGGAGGAGGATTCTGATGCTGAACTACATCTCCGGCAACGGGAACGCGTGGAGGACGGCGGACGTGCTCTGCTTTAACTCCGGCCATTGGTGGACGCACAGAGGAGCTATGCAAGGGTGATGCTCGCCGTGTGCTTTGCTTCGAGCTAACGATGGAGGAATTGATTGTGATTGTTTATTTTCAGGTGGGATTACATGGGCGATGGAGGCGGCTACTACATGGACATGGATCGATTGGTGGCGTTCCAGAAAGCGATGAATACGTGGGCGAATTGGGTAGATATTAACCTGGATACGAGCAAGACGAAGGTGTTCTTCCAGTCCATTTCGCCTACGCATTACAAGTAAGACTCTCTTTTTCACTCTGTTTCTTCGCCTGTTTGGTTTTGGCCATTGAGCTCTGCACCGGAAGAGCGGTCGGTGAGAGAAGAGGAGGCGACGGCGGTAGGTCGGCGGCGGGAGTGGTGGTTGCGTCTGCGGTGCGGTGCGGTGCGGTGAGATTGGCGACAGTCACGGGCTTGCCTTGTTTTGGCCCGTCTAATATTTTATTATTcggatttaattaaaattttaattgaataaataaattattatgttttttgtttttattgaaaaagacaaacagacaaaatgattttttatgataataaaaAACTATAATAATTTACCAAACAACTTATCTAATTTCCCAAACTAGCCACAAAATGCATCTAGATTATGAGAGAGATTTATGTTATAACTATTTTTAATTCATTTGCTTTTAAATCTAAATTATTGTGTCGAACGattgtaaataatttttttaattcatatcTGGCTAATTTGTGTTCAGCCCAATGGAATGGAACAGTAGCACGACCAAGAATTGCTTCGGCGAGATAGCTCCGATCAGTGGGTCGATCTATCTAGGTTCGTACCCAGACCAAATGCCGATCCTGAAGGGTGTGATCAAGGCGATGAGAAGCCCAACATACTTGCTCGACATCACCACCTTGTCGCAGCTCCGCAAGGACTGTCACCCTTCGATTTACAGCGGCGATCTAAACCCCGAACAACGAGCAAACCCGGACCGATCTGCTGATTGCAGCCATTGGTGCCTTCCGGGTCTACCCGATACGTGGAACCAACTCTTCTACACtgctctcttcttctagttcatcAAAACACTGAGCTATTATTTATTGTTATTGAATTATGTTTTCAATTGCTTTGGGTAATTGTTAATATGATTGATTAGGCAAGGATTATACAAGTTCCCATGAATCCCATCAAATGTGGATTTTATCGAGACAGAATtgcaaattaaataaaatcatgcGTTTCTTTCAAAGAAAGGCTTTGCTCGAGCTAATGGGTCAACTATGATCGTATTCGTATGTGAATGAATAATAAGAAAGAAACGATGACTTCTGCTCATGTACCAAGTGCAACAATACACAAGGCAGAGATAGATATGTTAGTTTAACTGGGCTTTTGGGCTTCAGTGTGGTTCATTTTAGGATTTAAGGAAAAAGTTCATACATTTAACTATTTTAATCTGATTTTTTTTCCCTTGTAATCAGTCCGGATCCTATCTAGAACCTGAGGAAATGATACGCTGAATATATGATTGCACTATTGATTGAGCGAACACTTTGAATTAGAGAAAAAGGGATCATCACTGGAGTGAAAAAGGAGCTTTCACTTTTTCTCTGCACACACACAAGAGAATAGACAGAATGTCAATGTCCAAAAATCAGGAAAAGGACTCTGGTAAAGATCTTCTGATGTTCAAGTTAGTACGATATCCAAAGAGACAAATGGAGAGAAGAATAGTAGAATATGCTGGTATCTCAAGTTAGTTTTGACGTGATCAATCAAGTCATGTTAGGTCCTGTTAATTTTTATTGGTCTAGCTAGGTCGGTTGGAGAGGATTGAGTCTCCTGAAACACTAAAACAAGCATCTTTCTCGACTTTCAACTTAGATTAATAAAGCAATTAAAACAGAATTAACAACTTAAAGGAAATAAGTAAAATACCACtacttacttggttacaacctaaatggTTATTAATTTAAggcagatgaaagctcactaagaatctctttcgctgaaggcggagaaaccttttacataCAGTGAAAGCTCAGAAATTACTAGGAAATTAAATACCGAAGTTGTTACAtctttcctaggtctaggggtttTTTTATAGACTCTAGAAAAACTTATCCgcaggctgaaggtgccttccatagggctcgaaggtgcctccaacgaggtcaaaggataaaactttatctttttcGCAACGGTCAAAATTGCCTGATCGAAAGTGTCTTCCatgactatggaaggcgccttcgcactgttcatcgaaggtgccttccacaaaaggcggggaggcgccttcaatagcctttgaaggtgcctccagcagcacTTGTAGCCCCATTTCGCTCCTATGCTATTGTGATATCctgagtgatttcggccaatggaataggctcacccgaactcaattttcggccttctcctcgagcaaccttcctccccggcttctcgtccctcgaccCGCTGCGCTGTCCTTCTCGtctatcggtgtactcttccgcagcaccttgtctctcaaacgcaccgagccaatcggctctttcccgtgtcatctttctcgctactgcatcttccgctcgacttcttgtactcctaagttcctgcacacttaaacacagggatcaaaacataacaggatctaacctaacttagttgatcacactaaaaataactttgggattccaacaatctccctcttttttaatgtaagcaacccaagttaagttaggataaaccaatcataaagtaaagataataaaattataattatgcaataaagtacaaaaatatttttaaatttaaaatttgaattgaactactgcctccccctagacttaatcttccctccCCCCCaatttgattacataaaaaatggggtaaaaaaaatctaagggtaaaaaaaataagttttaacaaaaaaaaaagcttAATTTTCTAAGTGAGACTAGcaagtaaaaagaaatttctaagtgaaatttaaaagtcaagtcaaacttgttcTTCCTTACTCCCCTTTTTTTATGACATTAAAATTGGGGTTCTTTTaactattataaaaaaaaattctaactgaaAGATAATTTAATGCATTTCTAAATACTTAAtcgttagtcaattaaatattttatttcattaattgacttccagactgtggtgagacactagaccttcttggttattggaacaacaaccactttctaaacaaagcattttaaggaaaTTAATCATTCAATTTTATCACTGAAAGCCCTGAGTCTAATTAAGgtttaatttataaaagattttggagcctaatataggttccttccaactgagttaattaaaaaaattttaggaatatttttctaagaaattttcctaatttaccccttgtggtaattaaaataccaatttaaattattatatttcctaatatttttattatatgagcatgtatgatttttttaaatattctctCTCTTTCAATTTgccattttttattttcaaattatcacataattctagtgggcatgctttggATAACCGTTGATCTTGTCCGAGTGCGAGTAGACAGATGAcgctcacgttgactggatgttgaCTGAAGGCGATGCGGACCTCCGACAAGCTAAACCTTCAACCATAgagtcgttagtgccgagccagggaggggttccccgacgatggccctccgacgcttaagtcagtcatCGGCAGGCGAACGAAGAATGAAGTAGAAAGGAGCAGCGCAACAGTAGCTACAGTAATCCCAAAAACATACCTCCgacgaagtctgggggtccttatatagggctcctgagaaacgcgtgcatgcttcccgaggcatgcatgcttctcaaagcatacctagaaaTGATGTgttagaaaagcgtgtctgatgtcataccttaacagcccgagcatatccctgacacgacagtggaagcttccaccgtacgattgtCTGTCTGACCCtaccgccgaccatgctgcctGTCAATGACAATGATCCCCAGGAAGATATTACCAACTGCTCCCTTTGTCTAttattgggccgagcgggagagtcaGTCGTCCGGACGATGCAACGGCCGGGCCGAGCGTCCGCTCGGCCGATGAGCTGCTGCCGGCTACACCCCGTCGGGCGAAGGAGCCCTGCCTGTTGGGTCCAGGCTGCatctgtaaaataccaaaaaaatggcgaataatgataagagaattttccagaatttttagaaattttctgggaatttttcggagctcgtatggacgagtttaccgggataaatattgggtcccggaaaagcctgtttaggctaccccgtttaggcgagaaaatgttttattttcttttgttttctcttttcttttattcttctctattttctttttctcccgcGTGCCAAGCCGTTCCCCGATCGCTGcccatccttcttctcctctcacgcgacGGTTCCACCTTCTCCTCTTCGGAGCACCAGCACGCGAGTTTCATTCCAGCGGTGCCCTAGCACCTGATCCGCCGCCATTCTCCCTGCTCGAGCCGTGATTGCGGCTACGAGGCCGAGCACCGATGCCTAAGTGTCGCCCTCTTCCCACACAGAGCAGCGCCGACGCCGCCCTTCCCCGCGTACAAGCCCTTGGCCAAGGAAGCCCTAACGACGGCCTCTCCTTCTACTCTTCTTCAagcgccggccaccaggttcACCGAGCCACCGCCGGtccgtgccctagccagccccgacACCACTGCCGCTCTTCCTGCTTTCCTCTGCGCCACGGCCGAACAGCCAATCACCGGATCGAGCGACTCCAGCCTCTGCTGATCTCACGCCTGAGCGCTACTGCCCTCACCTCTTGTGATGCCACTCTATCGTCGGCTTGACTGTCTTGTGCTCAAGCTTCCGTCTCACACACAGTAAGCATCCCTGGTTGTTTCCATCAGTAAGCTACTAGGGTAGGATTGCTATGTGTTATTTTGGTTGGATTCATGATCATTTTTTCAGTTCTGGACTAGGAGGAAAACATCGGATCAGTGGACCTCTTCTTCATTGTTGTTGATTAAGGTTTCgattgaggtaagattaggttgtaaGATGGGTTGTTGCTTGATTTGTGATCCCCAATTATTGATTCTACTTGATCTGATCAATGGAAAGGAGTTCAGTAGGGAGATTGTGTTCTGCAGGGTGTTTCTTGGTTCAGTAGCTGAGACATCAGATTTGGGTAAGAAATGTTGGGTAGTAGATGTAGCATCGATCTGATTTCAGTTTGCTGGTTGAGATATTGAGGTTAGTTATTTGTTTGATCATTATAGCTCAGTCCATTTCTGTATGTGATTAATAGGGAATTAAACTTATTATGAGTTAAGGTAATTAACAGATGAGTTAATTGATG
Coding sequences within it:
- the LOC122017063 gene encoding protein PMR5-like; the protein is MESVSILLLLCFLLVQALAGASGVVIGLRRRRDATQRRFGGGADRVACDIFTGSWVRDDTYPLYQSLNCPVIDAQFNCQLYGRPDSDYLRYRWRPAGCELPRFDGLDFLRRMRGKTVMFVGDSLGRNQWQSLICMLGAASPLSPTQFIRGDPLSAYKFLDYGVSISFYRAPYLVDVGVVEGRRILMLNYISGNGNAWRTADVLCFNSGHWWTHRGAMQGWDYMGDGGGYYMDMDRLVAFQKAMNTWANWVDINLDTSKTKVFFQSISPTHYNPMEWNSSTTKNCFGEIAPISGSIYLGSYPDQMPILKGVIKAMRSPTYLLDITTLSQLRKDCHPSIYSGDLNPEQRANPDRSADCSHWCLPGLPDTWNQLFYTALFF